A genomic region of Pseudomonas frederiksbergensis contains the following coding sequences:
- a CDS encoding GGDEF domain-containing protein → MSQSETHATALTLYPEDSREAVALLKQAVPLMVRHNIPPNPVHYALWYTYSKGQEPELNRHLDRVVKDFDCFPPESAAKLFRDYIIRHELEDARAGQQQAINLVDDMERDVSQSMKSNLNFQTSLGQCMEMLEEPVNERLPTILSELQQSTQLMQDQQELFLSQLHSAQNEIKSLRDKLERAQLAATLDGLTKVLNRATFTRLLEHALSNAPHGVALVMLDIDHFKQFNDQYGHPLGDRVLEHVGQVLRNSLPPEALAARYGGEEFCVILQNCPDITNVHTFAEQLRLKIQSLRIKARGTDEVLDTVTASFGVALAKTGDNVESLLTRADDALYRAKRNGRNRVS, encoded by the coding sequence ATGAGCCAATCAGAGACGCATGCGACCGCCCTAACGCTGTATCCAGAGGACTCCCGCGAAGCGGTGGCTCTGCTGAAGCAGGCCGTACCACTGATGGTGCGTCACAACATCCCACCTAATCCCGTGCACTATGCGCTCTGGTACACCTACAGCAAAGGTCAGGAACCGGAGCTCAATCGTCATCTGGACAGGGTTGTCAAAGACTTCGACTGTTTTCCTCCCGAATCCGCTGCGAAGCTTTTTCGCGACTACATCATTCGCCACGAATTGGAGGACGCCCGCGCTGGACAGCAACAAGCAATCAATCTGGTTGACGACATGGAGCGTGATGTCTCGCAAAGCATGAAGAGCAATCTCAACTTTCAAACCAGCCTTGGGCAGTGCATGGAAATGCTTGAGGAGCCGGTCAATGAGAGGTTGCCCACAATACTAAGCGAGCTGCAGCAAAGCACCCAGCTAATGCAAGATCAGCAAGAGCTTTTCCTTTCTCAGCTGCATTCCGCGCAAAATGAGATTAAAAGTCTGAGGGACAAGCTCGAGCGAGCCCAACTGGCCGCGACGCTGGATGGCCTGACTAAGGTGTTGAACCGAGCCACCTTCACTCGCTTACTGGAGCATGCGCTGAGCAACGCTCCTCATGGGGTGGCGTTGGTCATGCTGGATATCGACCATTTCAAGCAATTCAATGATCAGTATGGTCATCCGTTGGGTGACCGCGTACTTGAGCATGTCGGTCAAGTGTTACGGAACTCACTTCCACCCGAAGCCTTGGCTGCACGCTATGGTGGCGAAGAGTTCTGCGTGATTCTGCAGAACTGCCCCGATATCACTAACGTCCATACCTTCGCTGAACAGCTGCGTCTTAAAATTCAGTCGTTGCGGATCAAGGCACGTGGCACTGACGAGGTGCTCGATACAGTAACTGCATCCTTCGGCGTCGCTCTTGCCAAAACAGGTGACAATGTTGAAAGCCTCCTGACCCGTGCCGATGACGCGCTTTACCGAGCCAAGCGCAATGGTCGCAATCGAGTGAGCTGA
- the sorA gene encoding SorA family sulfite dehydrogenase catalytic subunit — MKFSLVDNGNPSRRRILRDAFALALAASPLANLAKAAEEAPEEVTFAAGPRPLVQYPQKRPLTLVTTRPPHLETPFPVFNEGPITPNDAFFVRYHLANFPTSIDPDSYRLTIKGSVNTPLSLSLAELKALAEPVEVVAVNQCSGNSRGFSMPRVFGAQLGNGSMGNARWVGLPLKAILEKAGVKADAKHVTFRGLDKPVLPSTPEFIKALDISHAMDGEPMIAWSMNGTDLPFLNGYPIRLVVPGYFGTYWVKHLSEIEVVDHTYDGFFMAKGYRVPDNDCFCIAPGTTAAQTLPISKLPVRSFITSVKHGDVLPLKKSVVLKGIAFDGGVGVNKVEVSIDGGKSWREAKLGADLGRFSFREWTLPITFTRKGATQLMVRASNHAGETQPLRADWNPGGYRRHVVETSHVTVA, encoded by the coding sequence ATGAAGTTCAGTCTTGTTGATAACGGCAACCCGAGCCGCCGGCGCATTCTACGCGATGCCTTCGCCCTGGCTTTGGCAGCGTCTCCATTGGCAAACCTTGCCAAAGCAGCCGAAGAAGCACCGGAAGAAGTGACCTTTGCTGCCGGCCCACGGCCGCTGGTGCAATACCCGCAAAAAAGACCGTTGACCCTGGTGACCACCCGCCCGCCGCACCTTGAGACGCCATTCCCCGTCTTCAACGAAGGGCCCATCACCCCGAATGACGCCTTTTTTGTGCGTTACCATCTGGCCAATTTCCCTACCAGCATCGATCCGGACAGTTACCGTCTGACGATCAAGGGCTCGGTCAACACACCGCTGTCACTTTCCCTTGCCGAACTCAAGGCGCTGGCCGAACCGGTAGAAGTGGTGGCCGTCAATCAGTGTTCGGGTAACAGCCGTGGCTTCTCGATGCCGCGCGTGTTCGGCGCTCAACTGGGCAATGGTTCAATGGGTAATGCCCGCTGGGTGGGGTTACCGCTCAAGGCGATATTGGAAAAGGCCGGGGTGAAAGCCGACGCCAAGCACGTGACCTTCCGTGGGCTCGATAAGCCAGTGCTGCCGAGCACTCCGGAGTTCATCAAGGCCCTGGACATCAGTCATGCCATGGACGGCGAGCCCATGATCGCCTGGTCGATGAACGGTACTGACTTGCCATTCCTCAATGGTTACCCGATACGTCTGGTGGTGCCAGGCTACTTCGGCACGTACTGGGTCAAGCACTTGAGTGAGATCGAAGTCGTCGACCACACCTACGACGGTTTCTTCATGGCTAAAGGCTACCGCGTTCCGGACAACGATTGTTTCTGCATCGCCCCCGGTACCACTGCGGCGCAAACGCTGCCTATTTCCAAGTTGCCGGTACGCAGCTTCATCACTAGCGTCAAACACGGCGATGTGTTGCCGCTGAAAAAAAGCGTGGTGCTCAAGGGCATTGCGTTCGACGGCGGCGTTGGGGTCAACAAGGTGGAAGTGTCGATCGACGGCGGAAAAAGTTGGCGCGAAGCCAAGCTTGGAGCGGATCTTGGCCGTTTCTCCTTCCGTGAGTGGACGCTGCCGATCACCTTTACCCGCAAGGGCGCCACACAGTTAATGGTGCGAGCCAGTAACCATGCGGGTGAGACGCAGCCGCTGCGAGCCGACTGGAACCCCGGTGGTTACCGCCGCCACGTCGTAGAAACCAGCCACGTGACCGTCGCCTGA
- the sorB gene encoding SorB family sulfite dehydrogenase c-type cytochrome subunit produces the protein MKRITTLLCAAQVCLAAMASAAPLTITLPPETAVFKPNALPGYPLAQQKCSTCHSADYINFQPPGMSLAQWTGEASKMQHVYGAPISDQDVNIIGAYLAVTYGSAHASDAEVQAASSPSAAQAPAAPVAKVGAMALLQSNSCLSCHAIDHKVVGPAYHDVAARYANDPQALAKVTSSIQHGGTGKWGDIPMPPFTQLSPDDLQTLATFVLHR, from the coding sequence ATGAAACGCATAACCACCTTGCTGTGCGCGGCTCAGGTTTGTTTGGCTGCCATGGCTAGCGCAGCGCCACTAACGATCACATTGCCGCCCGAAACGGCTGTGTTCAAACCCAATGCTCTGCCCGGGTACCCATTGGCTCAACAGAAGTGCTCCACCTGCCATTCTGCCGATTACATCAACTTCCAGCCTCCCGGCATGAGCCTGGCGCAGTGGACTGGAGAAGCGAGCAAGATGCAGCACGTGTATGGTGCTCCGATCAGCGATCAGGATGTGAACATCATCGGCGCCTACCTTGCGGTGACCTATGGCAGCGCCCATGCGAGCGATGCCGAGGTGCAGGCTGCCTCGAGCCCATCGGCAGCCCAAGCCCCGGCGGCGCCTGTAGCCAAAGTCGGCGCCATGGCCTTGCTGCAGAGCAACTCGTGTCTATCCTGCCACGCGATCGATCATAAGGTCGTAGGCCCGGCCTATCACGATGTGGCAGCCAGGTATGCCAATGACCCGCAGGCACTGGCCAAAGTAACGTCCAGCATTCAGCACGGTGGTACCGGCAAATGGGGGGATATCCCGATGCCGCCTTTCACGCAGTTAAGCCCGGACGATCTGCAAACCCTGGCGACTTTTGTACTGCATCGGTGA